From Pseudophryne corroboree isolate aPseCor3 chromosome 3 unlocalized genomic scaffold, aPseCor3.hap2 SUPER_3_unloc_23, whole genome shotgun sequence, a single genomic window includes:
- the LOC134983763 gene encoding gastrula zinc finger protein XlCGF71.1-like has translation MLSPDCEIKDNDSIQDSPGDNPITPIIHPALSADPSDPGECSPDHSDIGASVTALTVDTVFLCFIDAKCFTQNTKLITHQTGRTGERSFPCSECGKCFTWKSQLDIHQRSHTGEKPFPCSECEKCFARKSDLVMHHRSHTGEKPFSCSECGKCFIRKSQLVIHQRSHTGERPFPCSECGKYFAHKSDLVIHKRSHTGEKPFSCSECGKCFAQKSQLARHHRSHTGERPFSCSECGKTFAHKSHLVTHQRSHTSEKPLPWSEK, from the coding sequence atgttatccccggattgtgaaataaaagataatgacagtatacaggattctccaggagataaccccattaccccaattatacatccagctctatcagctgatccctctgatcctggggaatgttctcctgatcactctgatattggtgcatctgttacagctctaacagtagatacagtgtttctctgttttatagatgccaaatgttttacacagaacacaaagcttattacccatcagacaggtaggacaggggagaggtcatttccatgttctgagtgtggaaaatgttttacctggaaatcacaacttgatatacatcagagaagtcacacaggtgagaagccatttccatgttctgagtgtgagaaatgttttgcacgcaaatcagatcttgttatgcatcacagaagtcacacaggtgagaagccattttcttgctctgagtgcgggaaatgttttatccggaaatcacaacttgttatacatcagagaagtcacacaggtgagaggccatttccatgttctgagtgtgggaaatattttgcacacaaatcagatcttgttatacataagagaagtcacacaggtgagaagccattttcttgctctgaatgcgggaaatgttttgcacagaaatcacaacttgctagacatcacagaagtcacacaggtgagaggccattttcttgctctgagtgcgggaaaaccTTTgcccacaaatcacatcttgttacacatcagcgaagtcacacaagtgagaagcCACTTCCATGGtctgagaaataa